Sequence from the Brevundimonas sp. SGAir0440 genome:
AAGGCTGAAGCGCCGATATGAGAATTTTCTTTGGTAAATCCGCGCGTAACCAAACCTCGTAGCTCTGATTTAACGGGGGTCTGGCATTTTGATCCTGCGTTTGGGGGTCAAGCGGGCTACCGGCTCCCCCCGCCAAGTTGCTCGCTAGACCATTTGAAAAAGGAACTACCCATGACCAAGTTCATCTCGCGCTTCGCCAAAGACGAATCGGGCGCCACCGCCATCGAATACGGCCTGATCGCCGCCCTGGTCGCCGTTGCTCTGATTACCGTGCTTGGCCCCATGAGCACCAGCCTGAAGGCCACCTTCACGAAGGTTAAGACCGAGCTTGATACGGCGAACGCCGGCTAATCGCCAGACGTTCAAAGCTCTTAGGATGGGGGTCGGAGCTGAAAAGCTCCGGCCCTTTTCGCATGGCGGCAACCCAACCTTAAGTCCTGTCGAACAAGATGCCGGTCATGGATATTCTGCTGCTCACCCTGCTTGGCGTCTTTCCGGCCCTCGTGATCGTCGGTGGTCTGCACGACCTGATCACCATGAAGATCCCGAACTGGATCTCGCTGGCCCTGGTCGGAGCCTTCTTTCCCATTGCCTTTCTGGTCGGCGCCGTGCCGATGGATGTCGCCATTCATGTCGGCATCGGGTTCGCGGCCTTGCTGGTTGGCATGGGCATGTTCGCCGCTGGCTGGGTCGGCGGGGGCGACGCCAAGCTGCTGGCCGCCTGCTGTCTGTGGATGGGGATGAGCGGCGCGGCGCCCTTCTTGATCTACACCGGCATCGCGGGCGGCGCATTCTGCCTGGTGCTGATGACCGCGCGTCAGTATTTTCCGATGGTCGCCCCGTCGGTGTTGCAAGGCTGGGTCATCAATCTGATGCAGCCCAAGGGCGACATTCCTTACGGCGTCGCCATCGCCATCGGCGCCCTGCTGGCCCTGCCTGAAAGCGGCCTGCTGCTGACCTTCGCCTCCGGTCGCTGACACCCCGTTGACCGGCGTTCGCGGCGCTTAGGAAGCGTTAACCCGCAAGGCCCATGATCGTTAACGGTAGGCGTCGGGGGATGAATCCGAAACACAGCGCCTGCTGGAGACATCCTGGATGAAGCCCGCCCGCATCGTCGTCATCTGCATCGCCGCCGTCTCGGCCATTGGACTGGCCCTGGTGGTCCGGGCCATGGGGTCGTCGTCGAACGAACCCGCTGCACCCGCCGCCGCCGCGCCCGTCGAAGTCCGCCCGATGGCCAAGGTTCTGGTCGCCGCCAAGGACCTGGAACCCGGCAAGCGTCTGGTGGAGGCCGACCTCGAATGGAAAGATTGGCCCGTCGATGAGGTCAATCCCGTCTTCATCACCGATGGCTCCACGCCGGTGCCCGCCAAACCCGCTGCGGAAAGCGCGGCAGAGAAGGCGACGGACGCCGTGAACCGCGTCGCCAAGGCGGCGACGGAACTGGCCACGACCGGCGCCAAGTCCGACTATATCGGCTCGGTGGTCCGCGAACCCATTCTGGCCGGAGAGCCGATCGTGTCGCGCAAGATCGTGCGCGCGGGAGACAGCGGTTATCTGGCCGCCTATCTTGAGCCCGGCATGCGGGCCATGGCCATCGCTGTGACGGTCGAATCCGCCGCCGGCGGCTTCATCCTGCCGGGCGACCGGGTCGATGTGGTGCTGACCGCCGAAACCAATCGCGACGGCGCCGTCGAGGGCGCGACCAAGTCCAAGTTCGCCTCTGGCGTCGTGCTGCAGAACATCAAGGTCCTGGCCATCGACCAGGCGACCCGCGTCGGCGACGACGCCCAGGCCGTCGTGGGCGCCACCGCGACCCTGGAAGTCCGACCGCAAGACTCGGTTCTGCTGGCCCAGGCCAAGTCCGAGGGCGAACTGTCGCTCTCGCTGCGATCCTATGCCGACACCGCCGGACCATCCGGCGCCACACGCCGCCCTGTCGCGGCCGTTTCCCAACCCCAGGCCGTGCGCATCTATCGCGGCGGCGCGCCCGAAGTGGTGGCCGTGCCATGAGAACTCAACCGATGCGCCGACCCACGATGCGCAAGGCCGCCGCCGCCGCAGCCTGCGCCCTGCTCGCCACACTGGCCGCCGCGCCTGCCGGCGTCGCCCAGACCCGCGCCGCCGTATCGACGGGTGCGGCGCAGCGTCTGATCAACCTGCCGCGCGGCACCTCGTTCGCGGTGGATCTGCCGGCCGACGCCCGCGACGTGATCGTTTCCAATCCGCAGGTGGCCGAGGCCATGCTGCATTCGCCGCGCCGCATCACCGTCATCGGCATCGCGCCGGGTGAGACCGACGCCGTCTTCCTGGACGCGGCAGGCCGCACCATTCTGAGCCTGCGAGTTCGGGTGGACGCCGGCACCAGCGCGCTTCAGGACA
This genomic interval carries:
- a CDS encoding Flp family type IVb pilin, coding for MTKFISRFAKDESGATAIEYGLIAALVAVALITVLGPMSTSLKATFTKVKTELDTANAG
- a CDS encoding prepilin peptidase → MDILLLTLLGVFPALVIVGGLHDLITMKIPNWISLALVGAFFPIAFLVGAVPMDVAIHVGIGFAALLVGMGMFAAGWVGGGDAKLLAACCLWMGMSGAAPFLIYTGIAGGAFCLVLMTARQYFPMVAPSVLQGWVINLMQPKGDIPYGVAIAIGALLALPESGLLLTFASGR
- the cpaB gene encoding Flp pilus assembly protein CpaB, coding for MKPARIVVICIAAVSAIGLALVVRAMGSSSNEPAAPAAAAPVEVRPMAKVLVAAKDLEPGKRLVEADLEWKDWPVDEVNPVFITDGSTPVPAKPAAESAAEKATDAVNRVAKAATELATTGAKSDYIGSVVREPILAGEPIVSRKIVRAGDSGYLAAYLEPGMRAMAIAVTVESAAGGFILPGDRVDVVLTAETNRDGAVEGATKSKFASGVVLQNIKVLAIDQATRVGDDAQAVVGATATLEVRPQDSVLLAQAKSEGELSLSLRSYADTAGPSGATRRPVAAVSQPQAVRIYRGGAPEVVAVP